A section of the Streptomyces sp. CG1 genome encodes:
- a CDS encoding esterase/lipase family protein, producing the protein MKVTGVLPLFLPFCRRLWPGRLTGLSVALLKATALEAAILAGHLLLYPTGITQERSFPALPAQGGTAQLPVRSGPPVLLLHGFIDNRSVFVLLRRSLAQHGGQRVISLNYSPLTCDIRAAAELLGRHIEEICERTGSDRVDIVGHSLGGLIARYYVQRQGGDLRVRTLVTLGTPHSGTSAAPLANAHPIVRQMRPGSGVMEELARPAPGCRTRFVSFWSDLDAVMVPLETACLEHPDLDTQNVQVTGIGHLALPVHPAVAAGIREALDTAHHGDRTAGGLTVA; encoded by the coding sequence ATGAAGGTCACCGGGGTACTGCCGCTCTTCCTCCCGTTCTGCCGCCGGTTGTGGCCCGGCAGACTGACCGGACTGTCCGTTGCGCTGCTCAAGGCGACCGCCCTCGAAGCCGCGATCCTGGCCGGCCATCTCCTGCTGTATCCGACCGGCATCACTCAGGAGCGCAGCTTCCCCGCCCTGCCCGCCCAAGGCGGCACCGCGCAGCTCCCGGTCCGGTCCGGCCCGCCGGTGCTGCTGCTGCACGGTTTCATCGACAACCGTTCGGTGTTCGTGTTATTGCGCCGCAGCCTCGCCCAGCACGGCGGGCAGCGCGTCATATCGCTCAACTACTCCCCGCTGACCTGTGACATCCGCGCCGCCGCCGAGCTGCTCGGCCGGCACATCGAGGAGATCTGCGAGCGCACCGGCAGCGACCGGGTCGACATCGTGGGGCACAGCCTCGGCGGGCTGATCGCCCGCTATTACGTGCAGCGCCAGGGCGGCGACCTGCGGGTGCGCACGCTCGTCACGCTGGGTACGCCGCACTCCGGGACCAGCGCGGCACCGCTGGCCAACGCCCATCCGATCGTGCGCCAGATGCGGCCCGGTTCGGGGGTGATGGAGGAGCTGGCCCGGCCCGCGCCCGGCTGTCGTACGCGGTTCGTCAGCTTCTGGAGCGATCTGGACGCCGTGATGGTGCCGCTGGAGACGGCCTGCCTGGAGCACCCCGATCTCGACACGCAGAACGTGCAGGTCACCGGCATCGGGCATCTCGCCCTGCCCGTCCACCCCGCGGTCGCGGCCGGGATACGCGAGGCCCTCGACACCGCGCACCACGGGGATCGGACGGCCGGCGGCCTGACGGTGGCGTGA
- a CDS encoding peptidoglycan DD-metalloendopeptidase family protein has protein sequence MNDRHPSGIMTPPARASDASAAHYAPYGSHEAPYGDLTTYGGYGTTGFPDGTGSFSTDPLFGSLPGQQSTGMYDTSQWQTGPTPHYDPYAAHHAAYGSGVHDATAWTVPAQATGNDTGDWGSHLWGRDATAWQQPDQSGVAEPTQQWEWGTQTFESGTYDATQWNSGGQAVPAQAAEPFDQHATGAFTQVPYEQQVPYEDQAPYADGTPYEDGVFGEQPSGDDDSGAATYLLDDQEEVVPAPAGRVGSRSAARSRRRTPAKRSAMLTVAVPSACVMGVAGIAAASVGALTDDGKDTTASASDAQAVKPSVANSKLDAQLTTLSAGAENFAGRASRTQERIDLKNQQVQEKKKAAAAAALKERMRPKFVLPVTQKGLSAYFGQAGVNWMSVHTGIDFPVSYGTTVMAATDGVVSTKWNSAYGNMMIVTAKDGTETWYCHLSSYQVSSGTSVKAGQPIAFSGNSGNSTGPHLHFEVRPAGGAAIDPLPWLRSHGLDPT, from the coding sequence GTGAACGACCGTCACCCGTCGGGGATCATGACGCCCCCGGCCCGGGCTTCCGACGCCTCCGCCGCGCACTACGCGCCGTACGGAAGCCATGAAGCCCCCTACGGTGACCTCACCACATACGGCGGCTACGGCACCACCGGTTTTCCGGACGGCACCGGCTCCTTCTCCACCGACCCTCTCTTCGGCAGCCTGCCCGGCCAGCAGAGCACCGGCATGTACGACACCTCGCAGTGGCAGACCGGCCCGACCCCGCACTACGACCCGTACGCGGCTCACCACGCCGCCTACGGCTCCGGCGTTCACGACGCCACCGCCTGGACGGTCCCCGCCCAGGCGACGGGCAATGACACCGGCGACTGGGGGTCCCACCTCTGGGGGAGGGACGCGACCGCCTGGCAGCAGCCCGACCAGTCCGGTGTCGCCGAGCCCACCCAGCAGTGGGAGTGGGGCACCCAGACCTTCGAGTCGGGTACGTACGACGCCACGCAGTGGAACTCCGGCGGCCAGGCCGTGCCCGCGCAGGCTGCCGAACCGTTCGACCAGCACGCCACCGGGGCCTTCACGCAGGTGCCGTACGAGCAGCAGGTGCCGTACGAGGACCAGGCACCGTACGCGGACGGGACGCCGTACGAGGACGGCGTCTTCGGTGAACAGCCCTCCGGGGACGACGACTCGGGCGCCGCGACCTATCTGCTGGACGACCAGGAAGAGGTAGTTCCGGCGCCGGCGGGTCGCGTCGGCTCACGCAGCGCCGCGCGTTCCCGCCGTCGTACACCGGCCAAGCGCTCCGCGATGCTGACCGTCGCCGTGCCCTCGGCCTGTGTGATGGGGGTCGCCGGGATCGCCGCCGCCTCGGTCGGCGCCCTGACCGACGACGGCAAGGACACCACCGCCTCCGCCTCGGACGCGCAGGCGGTGAAGCCGTCGGTCGCCAACAGCAAACTGGACGCCCAGCTCACAACCCTCTCCGCCGGCGCCGAGAACTTCGCCGGCCGGGCGAGCCGGACGCAGGAGCGGATCGACCTCAAGAACCAGCAGGTGCAGGAGAAGAAGAAGGCGGCCGCGGCGGCCGCGCTCAAGGAGCGGATGCGCCCGAAGTTCGTGCTGCCGGTCACGCAGAAGGGGCTCAGCGCCTACTTCGGCCAGGCGGGCGTGAACTGGATGTCCGTGCACACGGGCATCGACTTCCCGGTCTCCTACGGCACCACGGTGATGGCCGCGACCGACGGCGTCGTCTCCACCAAGTGGAACAGCGCCTACGGCAACATGATGATCGTGACGGCGAAGGACGGCACGGAGACCTGGTACTGCCATTTGTCCAGCTACCAGGTCTCCTCCGGTACGAGCGTCAAGGCCGGCCAGCCGATCGCCTTCTCCGGCAACTCCGGCAACTCCACAGGCCCGCACCTCCATTTCGAGGTGCGTCCCGCGGGCGGGGCGGCGATAGACCCACTGCCATGGCTGCGCAGCCACGGACTCGATCCGACCTGA
- a CDS encoding DUF5691 domain-containing protein produces MNGTSSTDAATAASTATAATPNSWEDLVTTALLGTDRRPVAYGGTGREAPVALLDEAAMATVRRRAGLRPARAARRPEPAPEDPRPALPAAAARRLATLLADRSGGGTGGRRGSSPDLMELLPQWLATANAHGYAAPPQALPALLDAARGRTDLRPAALAFAGPRALWLARLNADWRFALRAAPGGGAALPDPEDTEAVQRLWQEGLFAERAALLGALRTGTPARARELLASTWPTERAEDRLMFLDSLRTGLSAADEPFLEQALGDRSRNVRATAAELLSALPASALAARMAVRAAACVALDRTGDAPAIVVEPPFECDSGMQRDGVVDTPPAGRGERSWWLGQLAESAPLGTWPGRLGGRTAHEIVALPVTDGWRDELHAAWCRAAVRQRDAEWSRALLGSPSAPEAGGPGAVSLAERAKLLTALEPVERADWVAGFIATHGLSEAFQLLGVCAVPWAVPLGRAVVDALNIARDAGSYPWSFSGVMGLAERCLDPAEAVRLEGLLAIPDEREDAAPGAGGYWAEAFQRLVTTLRLRADMARELAPDQYPLTPPSVQPPDAAA; encoded by the coding sequence ATGAACGGGACGTCCTCGACCGACGCGGCCACCGCTGCTTCCACGGCTACCGCGGCCACCCCCAACTCCTGGGAAGACCTGGTCACCACCGCTCTCCTCGGCACCGACCGACGCCCCGTCGCATACGGAGGAACCGGCCGGGAGGCCCCCGTGGCGCTGCTCGACGAGGCCGCCATGGCGACCGTACGGCGACGGGCCGGGCTACGGCCCGCACGCGCCGCACGCCGGCCGGAGCCGGCGCCGGAGGATCCGCGCCCGGCTCTGCCCGCCGCGGCGGCCCGCAGGCTCGCCACGCTGCTGGCCGACCGTTCCGGCGGCGGGACCGGTGGCCGCCGGGGTAGCTCGCCGGACCTCATGGAACTGCTCCCGCAGTGGCTCGCGACGGCCAACGCGCACGGGTACGCGGCGCCCCCGCAGGCCCTGCCCGCCCTGCTGGACGCCGCCAGGGGCCGTACGGACCTGCGCCCGGCGGCGCTGGCGTTCGCGGGCCCGCGCGCACTGTGGCTGGCCCGGCTGAACGCGGACTGGCGGTTCGCCCTGCGCGCGGCCCCCGGCGGCGGCGCCGCACTGCCCGACCCCGAGGACACGGAGGCCGTGCAGCGGCTGTGGCAGGAAGGCCTGTTCGCCGAGCGCGCGGCCCTGCTGGGCGCGCTGCGCACCGGCACACCCGCACGCGCGCGTGAACTGCTGGCATCGACCTGGCCCACGGAACGGGCGGAGGACCGGCTGATGTTCCTCGACTCGCTGCGCACGGGCCTTTCCGCCGCGGACGAGCCGTTTCTGGAGCAGGCGTTGGGCGACCGCAGCCGCAATGTGCGGGCGACGGCGGCGGAACTGCTGTCGGCGCTGCCCGCTTCGGCGCTCGCCGCGCGCATGGCCGTACGGGCCGCGGCATGTGTGGCCCTCGACCGTACGGGGGACGCACCGGCGATCGTGGTGGAACCGCCGTTCGAGTGCGACTCCGGCATGCAGCGCGACGGTGTGGTGGACACGCCCCCCGCGGGCAGAGGAGAACGGTCATGGTGGCTGGGGCAGTTGGCGGAGTCCGCTCCGCTCGGCACCTGGCCGGGACGACTCGGTGGGCGGACGGCGCACGAGATCGTGGCACTGCCGGTGACGGACGGCTGGCGGGACGAACTGCACGCGGCCTGGTGCCGGGCCGCGGTGCGGCAGCGGGACGCCGAGTGGTCGAGGGCGCTGCTCGGTTCGCCGTCGGCGCCGGAGGCCGGCGGGCCGGGCGCGGTGTCACTGGCCGAGCGGGCGAAGCTGCTGACCGCCCTCGAACCGGTGGAACGGGCGGACTGGGTGGCCGGGTTCATCGCGACACACGGCCTGTCGGAGGCGTTCCAGCTGCTCGGGGTGTGTGCGGTGCCCTGGGCCGTGCCGCTGGGCCGAGCCGTCGTCGACGCGCTCAACATCGCGCGCGACGCGGGCAGTTACCCGTGGAGCTTCAGCGGGGTGATGGGGCTGGCCGAGCGCTGCCTGGATCCCGCGGAGGCCGTCCGGCTGGAGGGGCTGCTGGCGATACCCGACGAACGGGAGGACGCCGCGCCGGGGGCCGGCGGGTACTGGGCGGAGGCGTTCCAGCGGCTGGTCACCACGTTGCGGTTGCGGGCGGACATGGCCCGCGAGTTGGCCCCGGACCAGTACCCGCTCACCCCACCGTCGGTTCAGCCCCCGGACGCGGCCGCCTGA
- the pcrA gene encoding DNA helicase PcrA: MSSLFDDSFLADLQAPRGREEEHPPPPEDDHAPEPLPDDLFGGKFDVPPDRDGYYRDGAPRPAIDPAALLEGLNENQRAAVVHAGSPLLIVAGAGSGKTRVLTHRIAHLLAERNVHPGQILAITFTNKAAGEMKERVEHLVGPRANAMWVMTFHSACVRILRRESKKLGFTSSFSIYDAADSKRLMALVCRDLDLDPKRFPPKSFSAKISNLKNELIDEEDFAAQATDGFEKTLAQAYALYQSRLREANALDFDDLIMTTVNLLRAFPDVAEHYRRRFRHVMVDEYQDTNHAQYALVRELVGTGARADEAGAPPSEYDIPPAELCVVGDADQSIYAFRGATIRNILQFEEDYPNATTILLEQNYRSTQTILSAANAVIERNESRRPKNLWTNAGQGARITGYVADTEHDEAQFVADEIDRLVDAGEAKAGDVAVFYRTNAQSRVFEEVFIRVGLPYKVVGGVRFYERKEVRDVLAYLRVLANPEDSVPLRRILNVPKRGIGERAEAMVDALAQREKISFPQALKRVDEAYGMAARSTNAVKRFNTLMEDLRTIVESGAGPATVLEAVLERTGYLAELQASTDPQDETRIENLQELAAVALEFEQERGEGEAGTLADFLEKVALVADSDQIPDDDEDGSGVITLMTLHTAKGLEFPVVFLTGMEDGVFPHMRALGQTKELEEERRLAYVGITRARERLYLTRSAMRSAWGQPSYNPPSRFLEEIPPAHVEWKRTGATAPVSSGPASGIAASLSSSRSRSSASGASGFATRRTAEKPVVALAVGDRVTHDQFGLGTVVAVKGTGANGEATIDFGDAKPKRLLLRYAPVEKL; encoded by the coding sequence GAGCACCCGCCGCCGCCCGAGGACGATCACGCTCCGGAACCGCTTCCGGACGATCTGTTCGGCGGGAAGTTCGACGTGCCGCCGGACCGGGACGGCTACTACCGCGACGGCGCCCCCCGCCCCGCGATCGACCCGGCGGCTCTCCTGGAGGGGCTGAACGAGAACCAGCGCGCGGCGGTCGTGCACGCCGGCTCCCCGCTGCTCATCGTCGCCGGCGCCGGCTCCGGCAAGACCCGTGTGCTCACCCACCGCATCGCCCATCTCCTCGCCGAGCGGAATGTGCACCCGGGCCAGATCCTCGCGATCACCTTCACCAACAAGGCCGCGGGCGAGATGAAGGAGCGCGTCGAGCACCTCGTCGGCCCGCGGGCGAACGCGATGTGGGTGATGACCTTCCACAGCGCGTGCGTGCGCATCCTGCGCCGGGAGAGCAAGAAGCTCGGCTTCACGTCGTCGTTCTCGATCTACGACGCCGCCGACAGCAAGCGCCTGATGGCCCTGGTCTGCCGTGACCTGGACCTCGACCCCAAGCGCTTCCCGCCGAAGTCGTTCAGCGCGAAGATCAGCAACCTGAAGAACGAGCTGATCGACGAGGAGGACTTCGCCGCCCAGGCCACCGACGGCTTCGAGAAGACCCTCGCCCAGGCCTACGCGCTCTACCAGTCGCGGCTTCGCGAGGCGAACGCACTCGACTTCGACGACCTGATCATGACGACGGTCAACCTGCTGCGCGCCTTCCCGGACGTCGCCGAGCACTACCGCCGCCGCTTCCGCCACGTGATGGTCGACGAGTACCAGGACACCAACCACGCCCAGTACGCGCTCGTCCGCGAACTGGTCGGCACCGGCGCACGCGCCGACGAAGCCGGCGCCCCGCCCAGCGAGTACGACATCCCGCCCGCCGAACTCTGCGTCGTCGGTGACGCGGACCAGTCGATCTACGCCTTCCGCGGCGCGACGATCCGCAACATCCTCCAGTTCGAGGAGGACTACCCGAACGCGACGACGATCCTGCTGGAGCAGAACTACCGCTCCACGCAGACCATCCTGTCCGCCGCCAACGCGGTCATCGAGCGCAATGAGTCCCGCCGCCCGAAGAACCTGTGGACCAACGCCGGCCAGGGCGCCCGGATCACCGGCTACGTCGCCGACACCGAGCACGACGAGGCCCAGTTCGTCGCCGACGAGATAGACCGCCTGGTCGACGCGGGCGAGGCCAAGGCGGGCGATGTCGCCGTCTTCTACCGCACCAACGCCCAGTCCCGTGTCTTCGAAGAGGTCTTCATCCGCGTCGGCCTGCCCTACAAGGTCGTCGGCGGTGTCCGCTTCTACGAGCGCAAGGAGGTCCGGGACGTCCTCGCCTACCTGCGTGTCCTCGCCAACCCCGAGGACTCCGTGCCGTTGCGCCGCATCCTCAACGTCCCCAAGCGGGGCATCGGCGAGCGCGCCGAGGCGATGGTCGACGCCCTCGCCCAGCGCGAGAAGATCAGCTTCCCGCAGGCGCTCAAGCGCGTGGACGAGGCCTACGGCATGGCGGCCCGCTCCACCAACGCCGTCAAGCGGTTCAACACGCTGATGGAGGACCTCCGTACGATCGTGGAGTCCGGCGCGGGACCCGCGACCGTCCTGGAGGCGGTGCTCGAACGCACCGGCTATCTGGCCGAGTTGCAGGCATCCACCGACCCGCAGGACGAGACCCGCATCGAGAACCTCCAGGAACTGGCGGCCGTGGCCCTGGAGTTCGAGCAGGAGCGCGGGGAGGGAGAGGCCGGCACACTGGCCGACTTCCTGGAGAAGGTCGCGCTGGTCGCCGACTCCGACCAGATCCCCGACGACGACGAGGACGGCTCCGGCGTCATCACCCTGATGACCCTGCACACCGCCAAGGGCCTGGAGTTCCCGGTCGTCTTCCTGACCGGCATGGAGGACGGCGTCTTCCCGCACATGCGCGCCCTCGGCCAGACCAAGGAGCTGGAGGAGGAGCGGCGCCTGGCGTACGTCGGCATCACACGCGCGCGGGAGCGGCTCTACCTCACGCGCTCGGCGATGCGCAGCGCCTGGGGCCAGCCGTCGTACAACCCGCCGTCCCGCTTCCTGGAGGAGATCCCGCCCGCCCATGTGGAGTGGAAGCGGACGGGAGCGACGGCGCCGGTGTCCTCCGGGCCGGCCTCCGGGATCGCGGCCTCGCTGTCCTCGAGCCGTTCGCGCTCCTCGGCGTCGGGCGCGTCCGGGTTCGCCACGCGGCGCACGGCGGAGAAGCCGGTGGTCGCGCTGGCCGTCGGGGACCGGGTCACGCACGACCAGTTCGGGCTCGGCACGGTCGTCGCCGTCAAGGGCACGGGCGCGAATGGGGAGGCGACCATCGACTTCGGCGACGCCAAGCCGAAGCGCCTGCTGCTGCGGTACGCGCCGGTGGAGAAGCTGTAA
- a CDS encoding cobalamin B12-binding domain-containing protein: MGVAAGPIRVVVAKPGLDGHDRGAKVIARALRDAGMEVIYTGLHQTPEQIVGTAIQEDADAIGLSILSGAHNTLFAAVIDLLKERDAADILVFGGGIIPEEDIPPLKEKGVAEIFTPGATTASIVEWVRENVRQAAASGG; the protein is encoded by the coding sequence ATGGGTGTGGCAGCCGGTCCGATCCGCGTGGTGGTCGCCAAGCCAGGGCTCGACGGCCACGATCGCGGGGCCAAGGTCATCGCGCGCGCCCTGCGGGACGCCGGTATGGAGGTCATCTACACCGGGCTCCACCAGACGCCGGAGCAGATCGTCGGCACCGCCATCCAGGAGGACGCCGACGCGATCGGCCTGTCCATCCTCTCCGGCGCGCACAACACGCTGTTCGCGGCGGTGATCGACCTGCTCAAGGAGCGCGACGCCGCGGACATCCTCGTCTTCGGCGGCGGCATCATCCCGGAAGAGGACATCCCGCCGCTGAAGGAGAAGGGCGTCGCGGAGATCTTCACGCCGGGCGCGACGACCGCGTCGATCGTGGAGTGGGTGCGGGAGAACGTCCGTCAGGCGGCCGCGTCCGGGGGCTGA